The Ricinus communis isolate WT05 ecotype wild-type chromosome 8, ASM1957865v1, whole genome shotgun sequence sequence TTTTATAAATGGAAGGCACTGAACTGTATATAGCTGGTGGTAGTTTACGTAGAGGTGAGTCTTCTATATGGAGGAGCAATGCAATGGAAGGTTTCTCCAAATCTTCCAGAGgagatgaagatgatgatgaagaagctTTGAAATGGGCTGCAATCGAAAGATTGCCTACTTATGATCGCTTAAAGAAAGGTTTATTAACCACATCAAAAGGTGAAGCCAATGAAATTGATGTTAAGAATCTTGGATTTCATGAAAAGAGAACTTTGCTTGATAGGTTGGTTAAAGTTGCTGAAGAAGATAATGAACTGTTCTTGCTGAAGCTCAAGAATCGTATTGATAGGTACGAGCAATAATCTCCTGTTAAGTTCTTGTGTCGTTGGGTTTTCTTTGAGTTTCTTGATGTTTGAGTAATACgaatctttttcttgtttcttgatTCTTGCAGGGTTGGAATTGAGCTCCCTATGATTGAAGTTCGATTTGAGCATTTAAATGTTGAAACAGAAGCTCATGTAGGAAGTAGAGCTTTACCCACATTTTTTAACTTCTCCATTGATATAGTAGAGGTAATTAAGCACTATTGATCATGAATTTTGATTAtacttgtttattttgattGACTAGCTTACTGGCTCTATTtggttttcaattttaaaagggTTTCTTGAATTTTCTTCATATCCTTCCAAGTGGAAAGAAAAGCCTGTCTATACTTCAGGATGTTAGTGGAATTATCAAACCAAAAAGGTGAAATGAGACTGAACTGAATTCTTTTCCACTTAGATTTCAGAATATTTGGTGGCAAAATCTCATtcttctttcaaaaaaaaataaaaattgcagAATGACATTGCTTTTGGGTCCTCCAAGTTCTGGAAAGACTACTCTTTTGTTGGCTTTGGCTGGAAAACTTGATCCTAAATTAAAGGTgaatattatatcaaattgCAGCTTTACTTTTCaagtcatttttttttttttgccttcTATCTTGACTTTAAGTTTTTTAGCTTATCTGAAAATCTTGATTTCTTCTGCAGTTTTCTGGTAGGGTGACTTACAATGGTCATGAGATGAATGAGTTTGTTCCCCAGAGAACAGCTGCTTACATCAGTCAACATGATACCCATATAGGCGAAATGACTGTAAGGGAGACCTTGGCCTTCGCTGCAAGATGTCAAGGGGTTGGACACCGATATggttagtttaatttaatactaatttcccataattaaatttatatgaactTCACAATATGATTTTTGaaactttttgtttttggcaGAAATGATATCTGAGTTGctaagaagagaaaaagcaTCAAATATTAAGCCTGATCCGGATATTGATGTCTTTATGAAGGTGAGTAAAGCTCATCTATTTTGAGAAGTAAAAGGATCGAATAATGCTATTGGCATGGTTTCCTATGTACCTTTCTTTTCATATGGATTCCTTTAATcgttaacttgatttctctctttaatTATAGCTCAATTGGAAGAATTATGATACTAACTTTGTTGTTTCTCATATAGGCAATGGCTACAGAAGGTCAGGAGGCTAATGTGGTCACAGATTATATTCTTAAGGTAATAGGACTGAGAAAGTCTTATACATTTTGGAAGTCAACAGAGGATGTTATATAATATGCTAATGCCATTCTGTTCAATCTGCAGATTTTAGGATTGGAGGTATGTGCAGATATTATGGTGGGGAATGAAATGTTAAGGGGTGTCTCTGGAGGACAAAGGAAGCGTGTTACAACAGGCAAGGAGCCCCCACTAGTCCAAGTCTGAACTTAATTTCTACCAGTCATCTCAATTATAACTGAGTGCCTATCTCCCAAACTCAAATTGCAGGTGAGATGCTTGTTGGACCAGCGAAAGCACTGTTCATGGATGAGATCTCCACTGGCTTGGATAGTTCAACTACTTACCAAATCGTGAACTCAATAAAGCAATACATTCACATTCTTAATGGAACAGCTGTCATCTCTCTCCTCCAGCCACCACCGGAGACTTACAATCTCTTCGATGACATTATTCTGCTATCTGATGGTCAGATTGTGTATCAGGGTCCTCGTGAAAATGTACTTGAGTTTTTTGAATACATGGGCTTCAAATGCCCTGAAAGAAAAGGAGTTGCAGACTTCTTGCAAGAAGtaagaataaatttaaaaaaatcttgCAATCATTTTGCCTCCCTTGATTTTAAATTCTGACTTTGGCCCTGTGTAATGCAGGTAACGTCAAGGAAAGACCAAGCACAGTATTGGGCAGATAAAGATAAGCCCTACAGTTTTGTCACAGTTAGGGAATTTGCAGAAGCATTCCAATCATTTCTTGTCGGACGAAGACTTGAAGCTGAACTTTCTACTCCATTTGATAAGTCCAAGAGCCACCCAGCTGCTTTGACAACTAAAAAGTATGGAGTTGGAAAGATGGAGCTACTTAAAGCTTGTTTCTCTAGAGAGATCTTGCTCATGAAAAGGAACTCATTTGTCTACATTTTCAAGCTCACCCAAGTGAGTATTCAACATTGCTGTACTCTATATTATCTCAATAAATGCATATGGAATTgtattttcttacttttcctTCTATTGCTAGCTCACCATAATGGCAATGGTTGCAATGACACTCTTCCTTCGGACTGAGATGCACCGAGATTCAGTCACTAATGGAGGAATTTATGTGGGTGCTCTATTTTTCTCTGTGGTGTTTATCATGTTTAATGGACTGTCAGAGATTTCATTGACCATTGCAAAGCTTCCGGTGTTTTATAAGCAAAGGAGCCTCCTTTTCTATCCTCCCTGGGCATTCTCTCTTCCCCCTTGGATCACTAAGATACCTATAACACTTGTACAAGTTGCCATTTGGGTGTTCCTCACCTATTATGTTATTGGATTTGATCCCAATGTTGGAAGGTAGCAATTCTAGAAAtgacataaaaagaaaatttctccCTCCTTTCTTGACAACTTGTGGAGCAATTTGTATTATTTAGCTGATGCACAGTGTTTAATTTTTCTGCAGGTTCTTTAAACAGTACCTTCTGCTAGCTCTTGTTAGCCAGATGGCTTCAGGATTATTTCGCTTTATTGCTGCAGCAGGAAGGAATATGATTGTTGCCAACACCTTTGGATCATTTGCACTGCTTGCGTTATTCGCATTAGGAGGATTTATCTTGTCACGAGGTATAACTATGGAGTCTGTTTGGCGTTACGAGGTTACACTCTGCTTTGCTTAATGCACTAACTTGCTTAAAGTGTACTAATTTTTGCACTTCTTTACTTAATGCCACAgataatataaagaaatggtGGATATGGGGTTACTGGATATCACCACTTATGTATGGGCAAAATGCAATAGTAGTTAACGAGTTCCTTGGAAACAGTTGGAATAAAGTAAATCTCTTAAACTAACCTGTCTACTTCTGTATGTGTGCCTCTTAGTTATCAACTGATACCTGATTTTATCTTGTTTTCCAGAAGGTCCTCCCGGACACAACAGAAACACTTGGAATTCAAGTTTTGGAGTCTCGAGGATTCTTCACACATGCATATTGGTACTGGATAGGAGTTGGGGCATTGGTCGGATTCACACTGCTGTACAACTTCTTTTTTACTCTAGCTCTCACATTCCTCGGCCGTGAGTATCTTTACCCTCTTTTATTTGTATTCCTGATGTGGGGGCTTATTTTAAATATGGGACTGATGCAAAATATGTTGTGCAGCATTGCAGAAGCCTCAAGCTGTTATATCTGAAGACTCTGCAAGTAATACATCAGGAAAAACAGGAGAAGTGATTCAGTTATCCTCTGTGAGGACAGAGCTCATAGTGGAAGAAAACCATCAGAAGCAAAAAGGAATGGTTCTTCCATTTGAACCACATTCTATCACCTTTAATGACATTAGATATTCCGTTGACATGCCACAGGTAGGATAAATTCCATACTAAATATTCTGTTGACATTAAGTATTCTGGTGCTTTTGAAAAAAGTTGAGCGAttgttttatttcattttgcAGGAAATGAAAAGACAGGGAGCGACTGAAGATAGACTGGAGCTTTTGAGGGGTGTGAGTGGTGCTTTTAGGCCAGGTGTTCTTACAGCTCTAATGGGTGTGAGCGGTGCTGGTAAAACCACTCTAATGGATGTGCTGGCTGGTAGAAAAACTGGTGGATATATAGAAGGAGACATCAGAATCTCAGGCTTCCCTAAGAAGCAAGAGACTTTCGCTAGAATCTCAGGATATTGCGAGCAAAATGACATCCATTCTCCACATGTTACTGTATATGAATCATTGCTTTACTCATCTTGGCTTCGTTTACCTCCTGAAGTGAACAGTGAAACCAGAAAGGTACTCACAACCATGAATTCATTTCAGGCTTTTAATTTGTTCTGATTTGCTGGAAGTTTGATCCATACAAGACAGGCCGATTAAGAAGTTTTTAGTATTCCAGTGGCAGCAGAGCATGCCTTGTGTCTTGCTGATCTTTTCTGTAATGAAAAATTGTTTGCAGATGTTTATTGAGGAAGTCATGGAACTTGTGGAATTGACGCCATTGAGGCAAGCATTAGTTGGATTGCCTGGTGTGAGTGGCCTGTCTACCGAGCAACGCAAGCGGCTGACAATTGCAGTTGAGCTGGTGGCAAACCCTTCTATAATATTCATGGATGAGCCCACTTCAGGGCTAGATGCAAGAGCTGCTGCAATTGTTATGAGAACAGTGAGGAACACTGTGGACACTGGAAGGACAGTTGTGTGCACCATCCATCAGCCAAGCATTGACATATTTGAAGCTTTTGATGAGGTGTGTAATGTTAACATATCATATGaggtaattaattattacCAATTTTTTCACCAGATAGGtgtttgatatataattgTGATGTTGCAGCTACTCCTTATGAAGCGAGGAGGTCAAGAGATATACGTGGGACCATTGGGGCGTCATTCTTGCCAACTAATAAAGTATTTCGAGGTATGAAATGATGGATAATCAAGTAATGCAAACAATGTATCTTTGATCCTCTACTCATCTAACTATGGCTGAATTCTTCTATCAAGGCAATCGAAGGGGTACCTGACATCAAAGATGGTTACAATCCAGCAACGTGGATGTTAGAAGTTTCAAGTTCAGCTCAAGAAATGGTTTTGGGATTAGATTTTGCTGCTATTTACAAAAATTCAGAACTATACAGGTACTGTATTCTTAAAATATGTGGCCATTACTTTTGAGAAAATTACATTCTgacaatttataaatagacCAATTGTTCTAGAATTCAGAGATAAACCTGTAAATAAAGTGTATCTTGTCTTTCAGGAGAAACAAGGCACTCATTGAGGAATTAAGCACGCCTCCTTTAGGTTCAAATGACTTGTATTTTCCTACTCAGTACTCACAATCATTTTTTACCCAATGTATGGCCTGCTTATGGAAGCAACACTGGTCATACTGGCGCAATCCACCATACACTGCTGTCAGATTTCTCTTCACGACTGTCATtgctttgatgtttgggacgaTGTTTTGGGATCTTGGCTCCAAGACGTAAGTTACAGCAGGAgtaataaacttaaattatatgaaatgGAGTTTATTCCTCAGCAGTTTTATTTGccttataatttaatcacaTTTTCTTGAATTAGGACAAAGCGACAAGATCTTTTCAATGCAATGGGATCAATGTATGCAGCAATTGTCTTCCTTGGGATCCAAAATGCATCATCTGTGCAGCCAGTAGTTGCTGTTGAAAGAACTGTTTTCTACAGAGAAAGAGCTGCAGGAATGTATTCTCCTTTGCCCTATGCCTTTGCTCAGGTAAGAAGGATTTTAGTCATCAAAAGACTCGCTCATTATGGATAATCTATACATAAGTTGATTCTTtgttcttccttctttttttcccatTACAGGTTGTAATTGAGCTTCCATATATCTTCTTACAAGCTGCAGTATACGGTCTTATAGTATACGCAATGATTGGATTTGAATGGAGTGCAGCTAAATTCTTTTGGTACCTCTTCTTCATGTACTTCACATTATTGTTTTACACCTACTATGGCATGATGGCTGTGGCTGTGACACCAAACCAGCAGGTTGCATCAATAGTTTCCTCTGCATTCTACTCGATATGGAATCTGTTTTCAGGATTTATAATCCCAAGACCAGTAAGCTCATCTACCAGCATTTCTTGATTATTGTTGGTTTCTGCAATGCTAATTCATATACCGAGGACTAATATTCTTTCATTTCCCTTCTTTTGTCTATAACAGAGAATTCCTGTGTGGTGGAGATGGTATGCTTGGACATGTCCAGTAGCATACACATTGTATGGATTAGTTTCGTCGCAGTTCGGAGATATAAAGCATACACTTGAATCCGGTGAAACAGTTGAAGATTTTGTGAGAAGTTATTTTGATTTCAAGCATGAACTTCTAGGTGCTGTTGCAGCTGCAGTCTTTGGCTTTGCAACACTCTTTGCATTTACCTTCGCGTTTTCCATTAAGTTCTTCAATTTCCAAAGGCGATAGAGACATTAGCTTCACAGTGTAGTGTAAAGAAATAGCATCCCCAAGTACTAAACAATTGAGTATTCTTACATATTCTTACAGGTAATATAGGGTATGTAAAGCGTCATTTTCAGCTAATTCAGAGCTGCACTCTCTTTTGTAAGTCTCAGGAAATAGCAGACAGGCATTCTAACGAAGATTAATGTATAGCTTGTGAAAgaaccattattattatatatccTTCCCTTCTCTGCTTTTGTGTATGATAAGAGGATTCTTGTGTGGTGGAGATGGTATGTTTGGGCATGTCCAGTGGCATATAGATTTTACGGTTTTAGTGTTTTAGGTCAAAGTAAAAGGGGaagttcttttatatatatatgatagaGAATAAACTATTACATTTTAAAGAAGGAAAATCTCGAGCTCGGCTAAAGCTTGATATTACACAAGAAATATGTCGAGTTGTTGAACATAATCCTACTTCTACGTGTACAACAATTGAACCTCGTTATCAACACTAATTCAGAATGCATTCTCTATTTTTCGTTTTAATACAAATTGGAAATGAGCACATCAAAGAATTGCTAGTCAAACCAAGTAaacaatttcaattaaattctaatacaaaTAGAAATGAGGATAAATGGAAATTATATGAAGAAAACGAAAAGGAGAGGAAGGGTTCGGGGTGGTGGAAGCAGACTGGTAGATTTGAGCTGTAATAATAAAGCTCATTAGGCCTCAACAACCAAATTATATCTAATACTAGATCCAACCAAATCCAAACCAAATGGAAGTAAATGCCAAGATCAAAGCCCTACAGCCAACAAATCCTTTATGCAAAACCACTGGAGCAGCAGAATCCTTTGAAGAAGTCTGGTTAGCAGAAATGCTAGATGATGGTGGTGGAGGCAAAGGATGAACAAGAACAGAAACCTTCATGCCATTGAAACACTGTCCATTCCCACAAATGAAGTAATACCTCTTTGCCTCTTTAAGAGGTATAAAATCTTTACCACTACTCCAGTTCCCTGTTGCTCCTTCTGTTGTGCAGTTGTCATAGCCAGTCTGGTTCACTGCAAACACATTGTACTGAGTCTTTTGGTACCTAAATGCTGCATTcataaacaaaagaattaaagaattgCAAACCCTAGTAGTACAGTATATACTGTTTCAAGAAACCAAGAATGGAACTGGGTTTTCATCTTCTTCCCAAACATATGaagaaaatctaattaaatgaTGTAACCATTAAATCTGTTAGCAGTATAAAGCTATGCAAAGAGAGAATGAGGTATACAGATAAAATCTCCAACATAGAAGGTGTGATTATTGGCCCAAAGAGTATAGTTGATGCCAGGATTCCAGCCTTTGTTAGCACCAACAATGTGGTCAGTGGCAGTTGTGGTGGAAGTGGCAGAGATGAGGATGAAGAAGCACAAGAATATTGGCACCATTGTAAAAATGGTGATGGCTTGAAGGATTTCTTGTTTCTGTGCTTTTCTTGCTGTTTCCTTGACTGCACTCGACTGTTTAGCagagaaagaaaatctttaggAAAGGGTCATTTATCCAAGATTATTTGAAAGTGAGTGGTCCAGACATCACATGCCAATTCATATCATGACAGTCAATAGCAAGATCCACTTTAgcatttgatatatttttctgACTAAAAATTAGCAAGTTGAACAACTTTATGGGATGACattaattattagtatatCCATGATTTGGAtccaaattatatttcttttcctttttttctaaaaatgaaatgattcttaaatttttacattAAGAATAATCCAATATTGTATATTATATctgtaaatatttaaaaattgcaGCAAAAACTTTATACATCAGTCCAATGGTTTAATTAAGGGTTTCTTTTACTTGACCTTTCAAATATATTGCATATATATAgcagacaaatatacccagaTTTAATGGGTAATGATTTCGTTCcataaacaatatatattaattaaaatgtaagTTCTTCTCAATCatgtttgatttttgttttatgttgGAGGTTTATTGaggagaattaattaattttggagtAAATGATTATCTTGCAGTATGTTTGCTGCACTAATTTTGCAAGGAAAgagaaatgaaattaaaagaaaagaaatggaatgATAGTTCCTTCTATTCTTTTTGACATGTTATTAAATGCTATGACtgatagatatttatttaaaaaattattttatctgaGAAAGACAGatgagagaaaaattaataatataaaatttatttgaaatttcatttattttattaaaatttagtttaactataattaattttatactgatttaattatttaaaattttaaattaatttttattttattgaaagtacataaaattaaatttataaataaattttataaatttaatggaTTTAACTAAATCGCAatgtaaaatagaaaaaagattaaattcatttttagttttatactctttttaagtgacaattttttttttattacaaataaaaaaaagtggCTTTAACTGAATTTCAAAATCTAATTCTTCGTTTGCTTTTCCCTTTtaacaatcaaataaaagaaattagatttcttttatCCTGGCTTCCACCCAATCACTCCAACTAAACAAActaacaaaatattaataccaaaataagtttcaaatttgaattaattaattaaaatgataagaaTGAACTgtaaaatagaattagaatgGAGTCCAACTAATACcaaaatgattaaaatcaGTCATTTGTTTAGTTGAACCTtgatcatatatttttattattagagaAATGAGATCTCTAACACTCATCTTCAAATGAGTGAAGTGTAGAGTCCAACAAATAGAATTGAACTAATAGCAAAATGACTTAAACTAATCACTTGATTAATTGAATCTTAACCTTACAAATTAGGGGATCTCTAATAACACTTATATGGCCAGAAAGGGATTCAAATCGCACTCTGCTTTTATCTACAGATAAGGTGAATATGGTTTCCGCTACAGGAAGcaaaaatatgtttttataGCTATATACGGCTAATATTCACGAGACAG is a genomic window containing:
- the LOC8280248 gene encoding pleiotropic drug resistance protein 1; translation: MEGTELYIAGGSLRRGESSIWRSNAMEGFSKSSRGDEDDDEEALKWAAIERLPTYDRLKKGLLTTSKGEANEIDVKNLGFHEKRTLLDRLVKVAEEDNELFLLKLKNRIDRVGIELPMIEVRFEHLNVETEAHVGSRALPTFFNFSIDIVEGFLNFLHILPSGKKSLSILQDVSGIIKPKRMTLLLGPPSSGKTTLLLALAGKLDPKLKFSGRVTYNGHEMNEFVPQRTAAYISQHDTHIGEMTVRETLAFAARCQGVGHRYEMISELLRREKASNIKPDPDIDVFMKAMATEGQEANVVTDYILKILGLEVCADIMVGNEMLRGVSGGQRKRVTTGEMLVGPAKALFMDEISTGLDSSTTYQIVNSIKQYIHILNGTAVISLLQPPPETYNLFDDIILLSDGQIVYQGPRENVLEFFEYMGFKCPERKGVADFLQEVTSRKDQAQYWADKDKPYSFVTVREFAEAFQSFLVGRRLEAELSTPFDKSKSHPAALTTKKYGVGKMELLKACFSREILLMKRNSFVYIFKLTQLTIMAMVAMTLFLRTEMHRDSVTNGGIYVGALFFSVVFIMFNGLSEISLTIAKLPVFYKQRSLLFYPPWAFSLPPWITKIPITLVQVAIWVFLTYYVIGFDPNVGRFFKQYLLLALVSQMASGLFRFIAAAGRNMIVANTFGSFALLALFALGGFILSRDNIKKWWIWGYWISPLMYGQNAIVVNEFLGNSWNKKVLPDTTETLGIQVLESRGFFTHAYWYWIGVGALVGFTLLYNFFFTLALTFLGPLQKPQAVISEDSASNTSGKTGEVIQLSSVRTELIVEENHQKQKGMVLPFEPHSITFNDIRYSVDMPQEMKRQGATEDRLELLRGVSGAFRPGVLTALMGVSGAGKTTLMDVLAGRKTGGYIEGDIRISGFPKKQETFARISGYCEQNDIHSPHVTVYESLLYSSWLRLPPEVNSETRKMFIEEVMELVELTPLRQALVGLPGVSGLSTEQRKRLTIAVELVANPSIIFMDEPTSGLDARAAAIVMRTVRNTVDTGRTVVCTIHQPSIDIFEAFDELLLMKRGGQEIYVGPLGRHSCQLIKYFEAIEGVPDIKDGYNPATWMLEVSSSAQEMVLGLDFAAIYKNSELYRRNKALIEELSTPPLGSNDLYFPTQYSQSFFTQCMACLWKQHWSYWRNPPYTAVRFLFTTVIALMFGTMFWDLGSKTTKRQDLFNAMGSMYAAIVFLGIQNASSVQPVVAVERTVFYRERAAGMYSPLPYAFAQVVIELPYIFLQAAVYGLIVYAMIGFEWSAAKFFWYLFFMYFTLLFYTYYGMMAVAVTPNQQVASIVSSAFYSIWNLFSGFIIPRPRIPVWWRWYAWTCPVAYTLYGLVSSQFGDIKHTLESGETVEDFVRSYFDFKHELLGAVAAAVFGFATLFAFTFAFSIKFFNFQRR
- the LOC107260776 gene encoding lamin-like protein, giving the protein MVPIFLCFFILISATSTTTATDHIVGANKGWNPGINYTLWANNHTFYVGDFISFRYQKTQYNVFAVNQTGYDNCTTEGATGNWSSGKDFIPLKEAKRYYFICGNGQCFNGMKVSVLVHPLPPPPSSSISANQTSSKDSAAPVVLHKGFVGCRALILAFTSIWFGFGWI